A genome region from Pseudomonas sp. S06B 330 includes the following:
- a CDS encoding uroporphyrinogen-III synthase: MRSWRLLLTRPAEECTALAQVLAEQGVASSSLPLLEIEALSLDEPQCDLLRTLDRYAAIIVVSKPAARLGLAQASCFWPHLPPLAWFTVGAASAQILQAHGCQVSFPEAGDDSEALLQLPALHQAIAVAAPRVLIMRGEGGRELLAERLAEQGASVDYLQLYRRQLPAYPNGALSSRVVGERLNGLVVSSGQGFEHLRQLAGDDWPQLARLPLFVPSPRVAAQARDAGAQNVVDCRGASAAALLAALQQMPAPAL; encoded by the coding sequence GTGAGGAGCTGGCGCCTGCTCCTCACCCGGCCGGCGGAAGAATGCACTGCGCTGGCCCAGGTGTTGGCCGAACAAGGGGTTGCCAGCAGCAGCCTGCCGTTGTTGGAAATCGAGGCGCTTAGCCTGGATGAGCCTCAGTGTGACCTGTTGCGTACACTGGATCGTTATGCGGCGATTATCGTGGTGAGCAAACCGGCTGCACGCCTTGGGTTGGCACAGGCCTCATGTTTTTGGCCGCATCTGCCGCCGCTAGCCTGGTTTACCGTGGGCGCCGCCTCTGCTCAGATTCTTCAAGCCCATGGCTGTCAGGTCAGCTTTCCAGAGGCGGGTGATGACAGCGAAGCACTGCTGCAACTGCCCGCATTGCATCAAGCCATTGCCGTGGCGGCGCCACGGGTACTGATCATGCGTGGCGAAGGCGGTCGTGAACTGCTCGCCGAGCGTCTCGCCGAGCAAGGTGCTAGTGTCGATTATCTGCAACTCTACCGTCGGCAACTGCCAGCCTACCCGAATGGTGCCTTGTCCTCGCGTGTTGTCGGGGAACGCCTGAATGGCCTGGTGGTCAGCAGTGGGCAGGGTTTTGAACACTTGCGGCAACTGGCCGGGGATGATTGGCCGCAGCTGGCTCGACTGCCGCTGTTTGTGCCTAGCCCGCGGGTTGCCGCACAAGCCCGGGATGCCGGGGCACAGAATGTAGTGGATTGTCGCGGTGCCAGCGCCGCGGCATTGTTGGCGGCACTGCAGCAAATGCCTGCACCTGCCCTCTGA
- the hemC gene encoding hydroxymethylbilane synthase, with the protein MSTREIRIATRKSALALWQAEYVKARLEQAHPGLLVTLVPMVSRGDKLLDSPLSKIGGKGLFVKELETALLENQADIAVHSMKDVPMDFPEGLGLYCICEREDPRDAFVSNTFKSLEELPAASIVGTSSLRRQAQLLSHRPDLEIRFLRGNVNTRLAKLDAGEYDAIILASAGLIRLGFEDRITSAISVDDSLPAGGQGAVGIECRSADSEIHALLAPLHHQDTADRVTAERALNKHLNGGCQVPIACYAVLEGDQLWLRGLVGEPSGGKLLSAQARAPRSAAQALGVEVAEDLLKQGAEDILKAVYGEAGHP; encoded by the coding sequence ATGTCCACTCGTGAAATCCGCATTGCCACGCGCAAAAGTGCCCTTGCCCTGTGGCAGGCCGAATACGTAAAAGCTCGTCTGGAGCAGGCTCATCCTGGTCTGCTGGTTACCCTTGTTCCGATGGTCAGTCGCGGCGACAAGCTGCTCGACTCGCCGTTGTCGAAGATCGGTGGCAAGGGTTTGTTCGTCAAGGAACTGGAAACCGCATTGCTGGAAAACCAGGCCGACATTGCCGTGCACTCGATGAAAGACGTGCCCATGGACTTCCCTGAGGGCTTGGGCCTGTATTGCATCTGCGAGCGTGAAGATCCGCGTGACGCCTTTGTTTCCAATACGTTCAAGAGCCTCGAAGAGCTGCCTGCAGCCAGCATCGTGGGCACCTCCAGCTTGCGCCGTCAGGCCCAACTGCTGAGCCACCGTCCTGATCTTGAAATTCGCTTTTTACGTGGCAACGTCAACACGCGCCTGGCCAAGCTTGATGCCGGTGAATACGACGCCATCATCCTTGCTTCAGCTGGCTTGATCCGCCTTGGTTTCGAAGATCGCATCACCTCTGCCATCAGTGTCGACGACAGCCTTCCAGCCGGTGGCCAGGGCGCGGTGGGCATCGAGTGCCGCAGTGCCGACAGCGAGATCCATGCCCTGCTGGCGCCGCTGCATCATCAGGACACCGCTGACCGTGTGACGGCTGAGCGAGCGCTGAACAAGCACCTCAATGGCGGTTGCCAGGTACCGATTGCCTGTTACGCCGTGCTCGAAGGCGATCAGCTGTGGCTGCGCGGCCTGGTCGGTGAGCCAAGTGGCGGCAAACTACTGAGCGCTCAGGCCCGTGCACCGCGCAGTGCTGCACAAGCCCTTGGCGTTGAGGTTGCCGAGGACCTGCTCAAGCAAGGCGCCGAAGACATCCTCAAGGCCGTTTATGGCGAGGCCGGCCACCCGTGA
- a CDS encoding LytR/AlgR family response regulator transcription factor, translating to MNVLIVDDEPQARERLSRLLGELGGYTVLEPSATNGEEALALIDSLKPEVVLLDIRMPGLDGLQVAARLCEREAPPAVVFCTGDDEFTVQSFTDSTLGYVLKPVTAEALREALRKAERPSRVQLAALTRPAAESGSGPRSHISARTRKGIELIPLDQVIYFIADHKYVTLRHEAGEVLLDEPLKALEDEFGDRFVRIHRNALVARNRIERLQRTPLGHFQLFLKGLNGDALIVSRRHVAGVRKMMQQL from the coding sequence ATGAATGTCCTGATCGTTGATGACGAACCCCAAGCCCGGGAACGCCTGAGCCGACTGCTTGGCGAACTGGGTGGCTATACAGTACTGGAGCCCAGCGCCACCAATGGCGAAGAGGCTCTGGCCCTGATTGACAGCCTCAAGCCTGAGGTGGTCCTGCTCGACATCCGCATGCCGGGCCTGGATGGTCTCCAGGTTGCTGCGCGCCTGTGTGAGCGCGAAGCCCCGCCTGCCGTTGTGTTCTGTACCGGTGATGACGAATTCACCGTGCAGTCCTTCACCGACAGCACCCTGGGCTATGTGCTCAAACCGGTAACGGCCGAGGCCCTGCGTGAAGCGTTGAGAAAGGCTGAGCGCCCCAGTCGGGTACAGCTCGCGGCGCTGACGCGGCCGGCCGCTGAGAGTGGCAGCGGGCCCCGTAGCCATATCAGTGCGCGAACCCGAAAAGGCATCGAACTGATTCCCCTGGATCAGGTGATTTATTTCATTGCCGACCACAAATACGTGACCTTGCGCCATGAAGCCGGCGAGGTGCTTCTGGATGAGCCACTCAAGGCATTGGAAGACGAGTTTGGTGATCGCTTTGTGCGGATTCACCGTAACGCACTGGTGGCGCGCAATCGTATCGAACGGCTGCAACGTACGCCGCTGGGGCATTTCCAGCTGTTCCTCAAGGGCCTTAACGGCGATGCGCTGATCGTCAGCCGCCGCCATGTGGCCGGTGTGCGCAAGATGATGCAGCAGCTTTAG
- the argH gene encoding argininosuccinate lyase: MSTDKTNQSWGGRFSEPVDAFVARFTASVNFDQRLYRHDIMGSIAHATMLAKVGVLTDAERDTIIDGLKTIQGEIEAGNFDWRVDLEDVHMNIEARLTDRIGITGKKLHTGRSRNDQVATDIRLWLRDEIDLILAEITRLQKGLLEQAEREAETIMPGFTHLQTAQPVTFGHHLLAWFEMLSRDYERLVDCRKRTNRMPLGSAALAGTTYPIDRELTCKLLGFEAVGGNSLDGVSDRDFAIEFCAAASVAMMHLSRFSEELVLWTSAQFQFIDLPDRFCTGSSIMPQKKNPDVPELVRGKTGRVFGALTGLLTLMKGQPLAYNKDNQEDKEPLFDAADTLRDSLRAFADMIPAIKPRHAIMREAALRGFSTATDLADYLVRRGLPFRDCHEIVGHAVKYGVDTGKDLAEMSLEELRQFSDQIEQDVFAVLTLEGSVNARNHIGGTAPAQVRTAVVRGQALLASR, from the coding sequence ATGAGCACCGACAAGACCAATCAGTCCTGGGGCGGCCGCTTCAGTGAGCCCGTCGACGCCTTCGTCGCCCGCTTCACCGCCTCCGTCAATTTTGACCAGCGCCTGTACCGCCACGACATCATGGGTTCGATCGCCCACGCCACCATGTTGGCGAAGGTCGGCGTGCTCACCGACGCCGAGCGCGACACCATCATCGATGGCCTGAAAACCATCCAGGGCGAAATCGAGGCGGGCAACTTCGACTGGCGCGTCGACCTTGAAGACGTGCACATGAACATCGAAGCACGCCTGACCGACCGCATCGGCATCACCGGTAAAAAGCTGCACACCGGCCGCAGCCGCAACGACCAGGTCGCCACTGATATCCGTCTGTGGCTGCGCGACGAGATCGACCTGATCCTGGCCGAGATCACCCGCCTGCAGAAAGGCCTGCTGGAGCAGGCCGAGCGTGAAGCCGAAACCATCATGCCCGGCTTTACCCACCTGCAGACCGCTCAACCGGTTACTTTCGGCCACCATCTGCTGGCCTGGTTCGAAATGCTCAGCCGTGACTACGAGCGACTGGTCGATTGCCGCAAGCGCACCAACCGCATGCCTCTGGGCAGCGCCGCACTGGCGGGCACCACCTACCCGATCGATCGCGAACTGACTTGCAAACTGCTGGGCTTTGAAGCGGTGGGCGGCAACTCGCTGGACGGCGTCTCCGACCGCGACTTCGCCATTGAATTCTGCGCCGCCGCCAGCGTCGCAATGATGCACCTGTCGCGCTTCTCCGAAGAGCTGGTGCTGTGGACCAGCGCCCAGTTCCAGTTCATCGACCTGCCCGACCGCTTCTGCACCGGCAGTTCGATCATGCCGCAAAAGAAAAACCCGGATGTTCCGGAGCTGGTGCGCGGTAAGACCGGTCGCGTGTTCGGCGCCCTCACTGGCCTGCTGACCCTGATGAAAGGCCAGCCACTGGCCTACAACAAGGACAATCAGGAAGACAAAGAACCGCTGTTCGACGCCGCCGACACCCTGCGCGACTCGCTGCGGGCCTTTGCCGACATGATCCCGGCGATCAAACCGCGCCATGCAATCATGCGCGAAGCGGCCCTGCGTGGCTTCTCCACCGCCACCGACCTGGCTGACTACCTTGTGCGCCGTGGCTTGCCGTTCCGTGATTGCCACGAGATTGTCGGCCACGCGGTCAAGTACGGTGTCGATACCGGCAAAGACCTGGCTGAAATGAGCCTGGAGGAACTGCGTCAGTTCAGCGATCAGATCGAACAGGACGTGTTCGCCGTGCTGACCCTAGAAGGTTCGGTCAATGCCCGTAACCACATCGGCGGCACTGCACCAGCCCAGGTACGGACTGCAGTAGTTCGCGGCCAGGCGCTGCTGGCCAGCCGCTAA
- a CDS encoding glutathione S-transferase family protein, whose protein sequence is MLKLHGFAVSNYYNMVKLALLEKGIAFEEVLFFGGQSPEALKVSPRGKVPVLETEHGFLSETNLILEYIEQTQPGKALLPEGAFAQAKVRELAKEIELYIELPARACFPEAFFGMKVDPAIKDKAKAELLAGVETLKRNGKFAPYVAGSEMTIADMLFCFSLDLASAVGRDVFDMDLLADFPQAKALLKHFKENPNVVKITADKEAQMPAFLEMVRSGKR, encoded by the coding sequence ATGCTCAAGCTTCATGGATTTGCAGTCAGCAACTACTACAACATGGTCAAACTGGCGCTGCTGGAAAAGGGCATTGCGTTCGAAGAAGTGTTGTTCTTCGGTGGCCAGAGCCCGGAAGCGTTGAAAGTCAGCCCGCGCGGCAAGGTGCCGGTGCTGGAGACCGAGCATGGTTTTCTCAGTGAAACCAACTTGATTCTCGAGTACATCGAGCAGACCCAGCCCGGTAAGGCGTTGCTGCCGGAAGGTGCCTTTGCTCAAGCCAAGGTGCGCGAGCTGGCCAAGGAAATTGAGCTGTATATCGAGTTGCCTGCTCGCGCCTGCTTCCCCGAGGCCTTCTTCGGCATGAAAGTCGACCCGGCCATCAAGGACAAAGCCAAGGCTGAGTTGCTGGCAGGCGTGGAAACCCTCAAACGCAACGGCAAGTTCGCCCCCTATGTCGCGGGCAGTGAGATGACCATTGCTGACATGCTGTTCTGCTTCAGCCTCGATCTGGCAAGCGCAGTGGGCAGGGATGTCTTCGACATGGACTTGCTGGCAGATTTCCCTCAGGCCAAGGCGTTGCTCAAGCACTTCAAGGAAAATCCCAACGTGGTGAAAATCACCGCAGACAAGGAAGCGCAGATGCCGGCGTTCCTGGAGATGGTGCGTAGCGGCAAGCGCTAA
- a CDS encoding TIGR02647 family protein — translation MSFTPELIAELEVLALFNLDSSQEGIKVHNTAPAEVIAAAKRLYDKQLTDQPDGGYLTSLGHDAAEHVQQLLTILNIAQPA, via the coding sequence ATGTCGTTTACCCCCGAACTGATTGCCGAGCTGGAAGTCCTTGCCCTTTTCAACCTGGATAGCAGCCAGGAAGGTATCAAGGTCCATAACACCGCACCTGCAGAAGTCATCGCCGCTGCCAAACGCCTGTACGACAAACAACTGACTGACCAGCCCGATGGCGGCTACCTGACCAGCCTGGGCCATGATGCAGCCGAACACGTGCAACAACTGCTAACCATCCTCAACATCGCCCAACCGGCCTGA
- a CDS encoding class I adenylate cyclase produces the protein MNHPHEIRPNLEQGIDRKVLSQLRQRYLTLNQGRLERAMEGLSSRQQQVLTLLALFFHVNHPLLPGYVSGATPAGVANFEPDAQLLAEAQRLTRSFSYKARRGNPPQPIHGLYLMGSLGTLAQAEQSDMDVWVCHAADLTENELTELRKKCQLLEIWAASQGAEAHLFLIEPQGFVQGERDSQLSSDDCGTTQHYLLLDEFYRTAIWLAGRTPLWWLVPVYEEQRYCQYIETLLSKRFVRAEDHLDLGHLAHIPPGEFVGAGLWQLFKGIESPYKSVLKLLLTEVYASEHPQVQCLSLQFKKAVFANRLDLDELDPYMMVYRRIEQYLQGRGEHQRLELVRRSLYLKVNKKLSGLPRQRSASWQRALLQRLSQEWGWDERQLALLDSRSQWKVRQVAVERRELVAELNYSYRFLCQFARNQNATSRIDQRDLSVLGRRLYAAFERRAGKVEFINPGIAPDLAEDTLTLVQSPNRKEPGQTHWGLYNGNLGVHEWEHFAPIKRCRELLELLTWAHRNGVIDSTTRLALHPGTSDLSEYELFNLLSSLQQSVPLPLPRVSDQRLLQPSVADEVLLLVNVGIDPLQHHRDLNVLMTTERTDSLSYAGVRENLVLTLDQVTLNSWNEVQVQRYDSEHALLRCLRDYLSGLSNAGHRPQLRVHCFCHNRANAIAQRVEEVFATAQALLSQGLNHRYVLQVQQHTHVLELQAGAINLITLDSTEALLTYLCEERVDYSPLHLDGNALQDYDLAHLLPLGQPACVQVFYRIQDAWADLYVLDEHNALWQQRIPFHDESSLLLPLQRFLDSITLRSDARLPLDDLHCHGSAQALYYQLMPSGPGKVRSVEPRQAPRLTFGMPCYEVQAILQPGVGDRVMVTLYCNQREFSELEHGDQLYAMVAREIIAQRRQAERYRCYITDLDLSEVLADEQGSTTLYLRYKRELEQALNDGLEQIQADLDRRPAPLA, from the coding sequence ATGAACCACCCCCACGAAATCCGCCCCAACCTCGAGCAGGGCATTGACCGCAAGGTGCTCAGCCAACTGCGCCAACGTTACCTGACGCTTAATCAAGGGCGTCTGGAGCGAGCCATGGAAGGGCTATCGAGCCGACAACAGCAAGTCCTGACCTTGTTGGCGCTGTTTTTCCACGTCAATCACCCGCTGCTGCCCGGCTATGTCTCCGGCGCTACACCGGCTGGCGTCGCCAATTTCGAGCCTGACGCCCAACTGTTGGCTGAAGCACAACGTTTGACCCGCTCATTTTCCTACAAGGCTCGCCGCGGCAACCCTCCGCAACCCATCCATGGGCTTTACCTGATGGGTAGCCTGGGCACCCTCGCCCAGGCCGAACAAAGCGACATGGACGTCTGGGTCTGCCATGCCGCCGATCTCACCGAAAACGAACTGACGGAGCTGCGTAAAAAGTGCCAACTCCTGGAAATCTGGGCCGCCAGCCAGGGCGCTGAAGCGCATCTGTTCCTGATCGAACCGCAAGGCTTCGTTCAAGGTGAACGCGACAGCCAGCTGAGCTCCGATGACTGTGGCACCACGCAGCACTACCTGCTGCTCGACGAGTTCTATCGCACCGCCATCTGGCTGGCGGGACGCACGCCGCTATGGTGGCTGGTGCCGGTCTATGAAGAACAGCGCTATTGCCAATACATCGAAACCCTACTGTCCAAGCGTTTCGTGCGCGCTGAAGACCACCTCGACCTCGGTCATCTGGCGCATATTCCCCCGGGTGAGTTTGTCGGTGCCGGGCTCTGGCAGTTGTTCAAGGGCATCGAGTCACCCTACAAGTCGGTGCTCAAGCTGCTGCTGACCGAGGTCTATGCCAGCGAACACCCGCAGGTGCAGTGTCTAAGCCTGCAGTTCAAAAAAGCGGTGTTTGCCAACCGTCTCGACCTCGACGAGCTCGACCCGTACATGATGGTCTACCGGCGTATCGAACAGTACTTGCAAGGGCGTGGCGAACATCAGCGACTGGAGTTGGTACGCCGCAGTCTGTACCTGAAAGTGAACAAAAAACTCAGTGGCTTGCCCCGTCAGCGCAGCGCCAGCTGGCAGCGCGCTCTGTTGCAGCGACTGAGTCAGGAATGGGGCTGGGACGAGCGCCAACTGGCGCTACTCGATAGCCGTAGCCAGTGGAAAGTGCGCCAGGTAGCGGTTGAACGCAGGGAGCTGGTGGCCGAACTGAACTACAGCTACCGCTTCCTGTGCCAGTTTGCCCGTAACCAGAACGCCACCAGCCGTATCGACCAGCGCGATCTCAGCGTTCTTGGCCGACGCTTGTATGCCGCGTTCGAACGCCGCGCCGGCAAGGTCGAGTTTATCAACCCAGGCATCGCTCCAGACCTGGCCGAAGACACATTGACCCTCGTCCAATCACCCAACCGCAAGGAGCCGGGGCAAACCCACTGGGGCCTGTACAACGGTAATCTGGGCGTTCACGAGTGGGAACATTTCGCCCCAATCAAGCGCTGCCGCGAGCTGCTTGAGTTGTTGACCTGGGCTCACCGCAACGGCGTGATCGACAGCACCACCCGCCTGGCCTTGCATCCGGGCACCAGCGACTTGAGCGAGTACGAACTGTTTAATCTGCTGAGTAGCCTGCAACAGAGCGTGCCCCTGCCCTTGCCGAGGGTCAGTGACCAACGCTTGCTACAACCGAGTGTGGCCGATGAGGTGCTGTTGCTGGTTAATGTCGGTATCGATCCGTTGCAGCATCACCGTGACCTCAATGTACTGATGACCACCGAGCGCACCGACTCGCTCAGCTACGCCGGTGTACGCGAGAACCTAGTACTGACCCTGGATCAGGTCACACTCAACAGCTGGAACGAAGTCCAGGTACAACGCTATGACAGCGAGCATGCCCTGCTGCGCTGCTTACGTGACTATCTTAGCGGCCTGAGCAATGCCGGGCACCGACCACAATTACGCGTGCACTGCTTCTGCCACAACCGCGCTAACGCCATCGCACAACGGGTCGAAGAGGTGTTCGCCACCGCTCAGGCGCTACTCAGCCAGGGCTTGAACCATCGCTACGTGCTGCAGGTTCAGCAACACACTCATGTGCTGGAACTGCAGGCCGGGGCAATCAACCTGATCACACTGGACAGCACCGAAGCGCTATTGACCTATTTGTGCGAGGAGCGCGTCGACTACAGCCCGCTACACCTGGACGGCAATGCCCTGCAGGACTACGACCTCGCGCACCTGCTGCCACTGGGCCAGCCAGCATGCGTCCAGGTGTTCTACCGGATTCAGGACGCTTGGGCGGATCTCTATGTGCTGGATGAGCACAACGCCTTGTGGCAGCAGCGTATTCCGTTTCACGATGAAAGCAGCCTGCTGCTACCGCTGCAGCGTTTTTTGGACTCGATCACCTTGCGCAGTGACGCACGCTTGCCACTGGACGACCTCCACTGCCATGGCTCGGCGCAAGCTCTGTATTATCAACTGATGCCCTCCGGCCCGGGCAAGGTCCGCAGCGTAGAACCACGCCAGGCACCGAGACTGACCTTCGGCATGCCTTGTTACGAAGTACAGGCCATCTTACAGCCTGGTGTCGGTGACAGAGTCATGGTCACGCTTTACTGCAATCAGCGAGAGTTTTCAGAACTCGAACACGGTGACCAGCTATACGCCATGGTCGCTCGTGAGATCATCGCGCAGCGCCGCCAAGCCGAGCGCTATCGTTGCTACATCACCGATCTGGACCTGTCCGAAGTATTGGCCGATGAACAGGGTTCAACCACGCTCTACCTGCGTTACAAGCGTGAGCTGGAACAAGCATTAAACGATGGGCTGGAACAGATTCAGGCCGACTTGGACCGGCGACCCGCCCCCTTGGCTTGA
- a CDS encoding PI-PLC domain-containing protein: protein MSTQNWMGNMPELGRLRIAELVLPGSHDSGMDKQNTNMVVPQEITQDVPCIEQIRGGIRALDLRLRAYYEYTPDSPYRYQLFHFSSSGRSLFADVINQLNLFYQEPANSKEIVILDFHQFDRFSGQEHTWLQQALQARLGPRMIPWSLNQLTLEELWRDHPGKTVVVAYNGPGIATFWPGVQQNWIGENTPSTQELKAFMDQVAARGWSRHRLTSIQCAKYNKVVFTPDDFSDKIDQWFESIDLSSYIQQFQIINTDWSLRSRIVENCIHASRLRALNAR, encoded by the coding sequence ATGAGCACACAAAACTGGATGGGCAACATGCCGGAACTGGGGCGCTTGCGCATTGCGGAACTGGTCCTGCCTGGCAGCCATGATTCGGGCATGGACAAGCAGAACACAAACATGGTCGTTCCCCAGGAAATAACCCAGGATGTTCCTTGTATTGAACAGATTCGTGGCGGCATTCGTGCCTTAGACCTGCGCCTGCGAGCCTATTACGAATACACCCCGGACTCACCCTATCGCTACCAGTTGTTTCACTTCTCCTCTTCAGGACGGTCGCTGTTCGCAGATGTGATCAACCAGCTCAACCTCTTCTACCAGGAGCCTGCCAACAGCAAAGAAATTGTCATCCTCGACTTTCATCAGTTTGACCGTTTCAGCGGCCAGGAACACACCTGGCTACAGCAAGCATTGCAAGCGCGGTTAGGACCGCGAATGATTCCCTGGTCTCTTAACCAACTCACCCTGGAAGAGCTATGGCGCGATCATCCGGGTAAGACCGTGGTAGTGGCCTACAACGGCCCGGGCATAGCGACGTTTTGGCCTGGGGTGCAGCAGAACTGGATAGGAGAGAACACGCCGAGTACGCAGGAACTGAAAGCGTTCATGGACCAAGTAGCAGCGCGTGGGTGGTCTCGTCACCGGCTGACCTCAATCCAATGCGCGAAGTACAACAAAGTGGTCTTCACCCCGGATGATTTCAGCGACAAGATCGATCAATGGTTCGAATCCATAGATCTGAGCAGCTACATTCAGCAGTTCCAGATCATTAACACCGACTGGTCGCTGCGCAGCCGCATCGTCGAAAACTGCATTCACGCCTCTCGATTACGCGCACTCAACGCCAGGTAA
- the rnk gene encoding nucleoside diphosphate kinase regulator, producing the protein MSTQPSIIVTRLDVQRLERLIDSLDEKTQDSPGVLALQAELDRAEQVGHEEVPAGVVTMNSRVHCREEAGGKDYHLTLVYPKDANADEGKISILAPIGSALLGLSAGEQIDWPAPGGKTLKLKLLEVEYQPEAAGDFDL; encoded by the coding sequence ATGAGCACCCAGCCTTCCATTATCGTCACCCGATTGGACGTACAGCGTCTCGAGCGTCTGATCGACAGCCTCGATGAGAAGACGCAAGATTCGCCGGGTGTGCTCGCCTTGCAGGCAGAGCTGGACCGCGCCGAGCAGGTCGGTCACGAGGAAGTTCCGGCCGGTGTCGTGACCATGAACTCCCGGGTTCATTGCCGCGAGGAAGCCGGCGGCAAGGACTACCACCTGACCCTGGTGTACCCGAAGGATGCCAACGCTGACGAAGGTAAGATCTCGATTCTTGCACCGATCGGCAGTGCGTTGTTGGGCCTGTCGGCAGGCGAGCAGATCGACTGGCCGGCTCCGGGCGGCAAGACCCTCAAGCTCAAGCTGCTGGAAGTCGAGTATCAGCCAGAAGCGGCCGGTGACTTCGACCTCTGA
- a CDS encoding DUF1289 domain-containing protein, with translation MSNAPKSAKPLYSNVSPAVPSPCISTCRLDEHKVCIGCFRHVEDIRQWRSADDDQRRQICQEALVRRQLAGSA, from the coding sequence ATGAGCAATGCGCCAAAGTCGGCCAAGCCGCTCTACAGCAATGTCAGTCCGGCGGTGCCGTCGCCATGCATCAGCACCTGTCGGCTGGATGAGCACAAGGTTTGTATCGGCTGTTTCCGCCATGTCGAAGACATCCGTCAGTGGCGCTCAGCCGATGATGACCAACGTCGGCAGATCTGCCAGGAAGCACTGGTGCGTCGACAACTGGCCGGATCGGCGTAA
- the cyaY gene encoding iron donor protein CyaY, which produces MSLTEARFHDLVDATQQALEDLFDDTDLDLDMENSAGVLTIKFDNGSQLIFSRQEPLRQLWLADKSGGFHFDYDEQNGKWTCEKTEELLGEMLERIVWERVGEKLDFEEI; this is translated from the coding sequence ATGAGTTTGACCGAAGCGCGTTTTCACGACCTGGTCGACGCGACCCAACAGGCACTGGAAGACCTGTTCGATGACACGGACCTGGATCTGGACATGGAGAACTCGGCTGGCGTCCTGACCATCAAATTCGACAACGGCAGCCAACTGATCTTCAGTCGTCAGGAGCCGTTGCGCCAGTTGTGGCTGGCTGACAAGTCCGGTGGTTTCCACTTCGATTACGATGAGCAGAACGGCAAGTGGACTTGTGAAAAAACCGAAGAGCTGCTGGGTGAGATGCTTGAGCGTATCGTCTGGGAGCGCGTGGGCGAGAAGCTCGATTTCGAAGAGATCTGA
- the lptM gene encoding LPS translocon maturation chaperone LptM: MKRLISSLAALVAIACLVSACGQKGPLYLPDESKDGQKSQSHKHQ, from the coding sequence ATGAAGCGCCTGATCTCCTCCCTCGCGGCGCTCGTCGCGATTGCCTGCCTTGTTTCCGCCTGCGGCCAAAAGGGCCCGCTGTACCTGCCAGACGAGAGCAAAGACGGTCAAAAGTCGCAATCGCACAAGCACCAGTAA